A genomic window from Pirellulales bacterium includes:
- a CDS encoding glycosyltransferase family 4 protein yields the protein MKVALVIEEYDPSRGGVEQWTYQFARQLTNWGHDIHVVARRFGNCFDHDIERHYVPTTATRLGFASAAAEKLRNMRIDVVHDTGAGWRAHVLQPHGGSRTAAFRQNLLLLPRWARPLKEQACRWLPRYREFDQLVSRQYANDGRLILAISKMVAHDLQRWHGVSRERIRIVYNGVDTVRFSPLHRERHREQTRQAHGIGTHETLLLIVAHNLALKGVPTLLRSVAALAREGAPLRLIVAGGKRVGPYRRMAGRLGVGDRVEFIGAVSDPVPFYAAADLYVQPTLYDPCSLVALEALASGLPVVTSRYNGAGELIKEGEHGYVIGDPLDERELADAIRPLLNQDRRELMSAAARKLALSHTFERNCREILSVYQEVSQLRRRAA from the coding sequence ATGAAGGTCGCGCTGGTCATTGAAGAATACGATCCATCGCGTGGCGGCGTTGAACAATGGACTTATCAGTTCGCGCGACAACTGACGAACTGGGGGCACGATATCCATGTGGTTGCTCGCCGCTTCGGCAACTGCTTTGACCACGACATCGAGCGCCATTACGTGCCGACGACGGCCACGCGACTTGGTTTCGCCAGCGCCGCCGCGGAGAAACTGCGTAACATGCGGATCGACGTAGTTCATGACACCGGCGCCGGCTGGCGCGCCCACGTGTTGCAGCCGCACGGCGGCTCGCGCACGGCGGCATTTCGGCAAAACCTCCTGCTGCTGCCGCGCTGGGCGCGGCCACTGAAAGAACAGGCCTGCCGCTGGCTTCCACGATATCGCGAGTTCGATCAACTCGTTTCCCGGCAATACGCCAACGATGGACGGTTGATCCTGGCGATCTCAAAAATGGTCGCTCACGATCTACAGCGCTGGCACGGGGTTTCGCGCGAACGTATTCGCATCGTTTACAATGGCGTCGATACAGTGCGCTTCTCGCCACTACACCGCGAACGACATCGCGAGCAAACTCGACAAGCCCACGGGATCGGCACGCATGAAACACTGCTGCTGATCGTCGCCCATAATCTGGCGCTCAAAGGCGTGCCCACGCTGCTGCGATCGGTCGCAGCGCTGGCGCGTGAAGGTGCGCCATTGCGATTGATCGTGGCTGGTGGCAAGCGTGTTGGGCCGTATCGACGTATGGCCGGGCGCTTGGGTGTCGGCGACCGCGTGGAGTTCATCGGCGCGGTGAGTGACCCGGTTCCCTTCTACGCGGCGGCCGACCTGTATGTCCAGCCGACGCTTTATGATCCGTGCAGCCTGGTGGCGCTCGAGGCGCTGGCCAGCGGATTGCCGGTGGTCACCAGTCGCTACAATGGCGCCGGCGAACTTATCAAGGAAGGCGAGCATGGATATGTCATCGGCGATCCGCTTGACGAGCGGGAACTTGCCGATGCGATCCGGCCGCTGTTGAACCAAGATCGCCGAGAGCTTATGAGCGCCGCCGCGAGAAAACTGGCGCTATCGCATACCTTCGAGCGAAATTGCCGCGAGATACTGAGCGTGTATCAAGAGGTGTCGCAGCTTCGCAGGCGGGCCGCTTAA
- a CDS encoding cytochrome P460 family protein, whose protein sequence is MLRTKLTTCLVFFGIALASCALFGADAAQPQSDGPDKAEHLSESMELPRYDQHGALLRPVDYDDWTFVGASLGLRYEVNDEHHGEGPGLFLNVFMQPEAFREYARTGYFPDKTMFVMEVYKPKAKSSIARGGYFEDELLGIEMAVKDYDRADLGWSYYNFITPQGFVDSAKPLPQAMCWDCHAENGNDDNVFTQFYPTILRARDRQRPNNSQATR, encoded by the coding sequence ATGTTGCGCACCAAGTTGACGACGTGCTTGGTTTTCTTTGGTATCGCCCTGGCCTCGTGCGCGCTTTTCGGCGCTGATGCAGCGCAACCACAGAGCGACGGCCCCGATAAAGCCGAACACTTGTCGGAGTCGATGGAGTTGCCGCGCTATGACCAACACGGCGCGTTGCTGCGACCTGTGGACTACGACGACTGGACTTTCGTTGGCGCATCGCTCGGCCTGCGCTACGAAGTGAACGACGAGCACCACGGCGAGGGACCGGGCCTCTTTCTCAATGTGTTCATGCAGCCAGAGGCGTTCCGCGAATACGCGCGCACCGGCTACTTCCCCGACAAGACGATGTTCGTGATGGAGGTTTACAAACCCAAGGCAAAATCATCGATCGCGCGTGGCGGATATTTTGAGGACGAGTTGCTCGGGATCGAGATGGCCGTCAAAGACTACGATCGCGCTGACCTCGGCTGGAGCTACTACAACTTCATCACGCCCCAAGGTTTCGTCGACTCGGCGAAACCGTTGCCACAGGCGATGTGTTGGGATTGTCATGCCGAGAACGGCAACGACGACAACGTGTTCACGCAGTTCTATCCCACGATTCTCCGCGCTCGAGATCGGCAGCGGCCGAACAATTCTCAGGCAACTCGGTAG
- the cysC gene encoding adenylyl-sulfate kinase: MTEKVHVVWHEHSVSREEREKLNRHKGCVVWFTGLSGCGKSTISNLVDHKLHALGLHSYVLDGDNVRHSLNAGPGMLKERHGEEFAKRFGLGFSAQDREENIRRIGAVAGLFCQAGLITLTAFISPYRRDRDFVRQSMPEGDFVEVFVDAPLEVCEQRDPKGMYKKARAGEIKGFTGIDDPYEAPVKPELVVETSKKSAEESADEVIAYLRKTGRIS; encoded by the coding sequence ATGACCGAGAAAGTACACGTAGTCTGGCATGAGCACAGTGTCTCTCGCGAGGAACGCGAGAAACTCAACCGTCATAAAGGCTGCGTGGTCTGGTTTACAGGGCTCAGCGGCTGCGGAAAGAGCACTATCTCCAACTTGGTCGACCACAAGCTGCACGCACTCGGTTTGCACAGCTATGTGCTTGACGGCGACAATGTCCGCCACAGCCTCAATGCCGGTCCCGGCATGCTCAAAGAGCGGCATGGCGAGGAGTTCGCCAAGCGGTTTGGACTGGGGTTCTCGGCGCAAGATCGCGAAGAGAACATCCGCCGTATTGGCGCGGTCGCGGGCCTGTTTTGCCAGGCCGGACTCATCACGCTGACGGCGTTCATCAGCCCTTACCGCCGTGATCGCGATTTCGTTCGCCAAAGCATGCCCGAGGGAGATTTTGTCGAAGTGTTCGTCGACGCTCCTCTCGAAGTTTGCGAGCAGCGTGATCCCAAGGGGATGTATAAGAAGGCTCGCGCGGGCGAGATCAAGGGATTCACGGGGATCGACGATCCCTACGAAGCGCCGGTGAAGCCCGAGCTGGTGGTGGAGACTTCGAAGAAGTCAGCGGAAGAATCGGCCGACGAAGTCATTGCCTATTTGCGCAAGACTGGTCGCATCAGCTAG
- a CDS encoding BON domain-containing protein produces MSHSQTNQTQPRASSALATSPIRNLRRLKVEARDNQLRIHGLVTSYYHKQMAQEAVLAVADGMQVVNTIAVVNRPGELDD; encoded by the coding sequence ATGTCGCATTCGCAGACGAATCAAACTCAGCCTCGCGCGAGTTCGGCCTTGGCTACCAGCCCGATTCGCAATTTACGCCGCCTGAAAGTGGAAGCGCGCGACAATCAACTGCGGATTCATGGTTTGGTAACCAGCTACTATCACAAGCAGATGGCGCAAGAGGCTGTCCTGGCCGTGGCCGATGGCATGCAGGTCGTCAACACGATTGCGGTGGTGAATCGCCCCGGCGAATTGGACGATTGA